In Sander lucioperca isolate FBNREF2018 chromosome 21, SLUC_FBN_1.2, whole genome shotgun sequence, the following proteins share a genomic window:
- the olfm2a gene encoding noelin-2a isoform X1 — translation MSVPMLKIGAVLSTMAMVTNWMSQTLPSLVGLNGTTISRGGTSERIVSALYPSPEEGWQIYSSAQDADGKCICTVVAPAQNMCNRDPRSRQLRQLMEKVQNISQSMEVLDLRTYRDLQYVRNTEGLMKVVDGKLKVASENPRSLNPKGFQELKDKVTQLLPLLPVLEQYKTDAKMILRLREEVKNLSLVLMAIQEEMGAYDYEELRQRVLLLETRLHSCMQKLGCGKLTGVSNPITVRASGSRFGSWMTDTMIPSSDNRVWSMDGYFKGRRVLEYRTMNDFMKGQNFVQHLLPHPWAGTGHVVYNGSLYYNKYQSNIIIKYHFRSRSVLVQRSLSGAGYNNTFPYSWGGSSDIDLMADENGLWAVYTTIPNAGNIVISRLEPQSLEVLQTWDTGFPKRSAGESFMICGTLYVTNSHLAGAKIYFAYYTNTSSYEYTDIPFHNQYSHISMMDYNPRERVLYTWNNGHQVLYNVTLFQVIKTSGD, via the exons GCTCTGTACCCAAGCCCAGAGGAGGGCTGGCAGATCTACAGCTCGGCACAGGACGCAGATGGGAAGTGTATCTGTACCGTGGTCGCACCAGCCCAGAACATGTGTAACCGTGACCCACGCAGCAGGCAACTTCGCCAGCTCATGGAGAAG gttCAGAACATTAGCCAGTCAATGGAGGTGCTGGACCTGCGGACGTACAGAGATCTACAGTATGTAAGGAACACTGAGGGACTAATGAAAGTGGTGGATGGAAAGCTGAAGGTGGCCTCGGAAAATCCCCGCAGTCTCAATCCAAAGGGCTTTCAG GAGTTGAAAGACAAGGTGACCCAGCTGCTCCCcctgctgccagtgctggaaCAGTACAAGACGGACGCCAAGATGATCCTGCGTCTTCGGGAGGAGGTGAAGAATCTGTCCTTGGTGCTGATGGCCATTCAAGAAGAGATGGGGGCCTATGATTATGAGGAGCTGCGCCAGAGAGTCCTGCTGCTGGAGACCAGGCTCCACTCCTGCATGCAGAAACTAG GCTGTGGAAAGCTGACTGGAGTCAGTAATCCCATCACAGTACGTGCATCAGGGTCAAGGTTTGGCTCCTGGATGACCGATACCATGATCCCCAGCTCAGACAACAGA GTGTGGTCCATGGATGGTTACTTCAAGGGACGGCGTGTCCTGGAATACCGCACAATGAATGATTTCATGAAGGGACAGAACTTTGTGCAGCACTTGCTGCCTCACCCCTGGGCAGGCACTGGTCATGTGGTCTACAACGGCTCACTGTACTACAACAAGTACCAGAGCAACATCATCATCAAGTACCACTTCCGTTCTCGAAGTGTGCTGGTGCAGCGCAGCCTGAGTGGGGCCGGCTATAACAACACCTTTCCCTACTCCTGGGGTGGCTCCTCTGACATCGACCTGATGGCGGATGAGAATGGCCTGTGGGCCGTTTACACCACCATCCCCAATGCTGGAAACATTGTCATCAGTCGCCTGGAGCCCCAGAGTCTGGAGGTGCTGCAGACTTGGGACACAGGCTTTCCCAAGCGCAGTGCTGGAGAGTCTTTCATGATCTGCGGTACACTTTATGTCACCAACTCCCACCTGGCTGGTGCCAAGATCTACTTTGCCTATTACACCAACACATCAAGCTATGAGTACACAGACATCCCTTTCCACAATCAATACTCCCACATCTCCATGATGGACTACAACCCCAGGGAGAGGGTCCTGTACACCTGGAACAACGGACACCAGGTGCTCTACAATGTCACACTGTTCCAGGTTATTAAGACTTCTGGGGACTGA
- the olfm2a gene encoding noelin-2a isoform X2 — translation MHLFSAMFLLVMLAVMHCEALYPSPEEGWQIYSSAQDADGKCICTVVAPAQNMCNRDPRSRQLRQLMEKVQNISQSMEVLDLRTYRDLQYVRNTEGLMKVVDGKLKVASENPRSLNPKGFQELKDKVTQLLPLLPVLEQYKTDAKMILRLREEVKNLSLVLMAIQEEMGAYDYEELRQRVLLLETRLHSCMQKLGCGKLTGVSNPITVRASGSRFGSWMTDTMIPSSDNRVWSMDGYFKGRRVLEYRTMNDFMKGQNFVQHLLPHPWAGTGHVVYNGSLYYNKYQSNIIIKYHFRSRSVLVQRSLSGAGYNNTFPYSWGGSSDIDLMADENGLWAVYTTIPNAGNIVISRLEPQSLEVLQTWDTGFPKRSAGESFMICGTLYVTNSHLAGAKIYFAYYTNTSSYEYTDIPFHNQYSHISMMDYNPRERVLYTWNNGHQVLYNVTLFQVIKTSGD, via the exons GCTCTGTACCCAAGCCCAGAGGAGGGCTGGCAGATCTACAGCTCGGCACAGGACGCAGATGGGAAGTGTATCTGTACCGTGGTCGCACCAGCCCAGAACATGTGTAACCGTGACCCACGCAGCAGGCAACTTCGCCAGCTCATGGAGAAG gttCAGAACATTAGCCAGTCAATGGAGGTGCTGGACCTGCGGACGTACAGAGATCTACAGTATGTAAGGAACACTGAGGGACTAATGAAAGTGGTGGATGGAAAGCTGAAGGTGGCCTCGGAAAATCCCCGCAGTCTCAATCCAAAGGGCTTTCAG GAGTTGAAAGACAAGGTGACCCAGCTGCTCCCcctgctgccagtgctggaaCAGTACAAGACGGACGCCAAGATGATCCTGCGTCTTCGGGAGGAGGTGAAGAATCTGTCCTTGGTGCTGATGGCCATTCAAGAAGAGATGGGGGCCTATGATTATGAGGAGCTGCGCCAGAGAGTCCTGCTGCTGGAGACCAGGCTCCACTCCTGCATGCAGAAACTAG GCTGTGGAAAGCTGACTGGAGTCAGTAATCCCATCACAGTACGTGCATCAGGGTCAAGGTTTGGCTCCTGGATGACCGATACCATGATCCCCAGCTCAGACAACAGA GTGTGGTCCATGGATGGTTACTTCAAGGGACGGCGTGTCCTGGAATACCGCACAATGAATGATTTCATGAAGGGACAGAACTTTGTGCAGCACTTGCTGCCTCACCCCTGGGCAGGCACTGGTCATGTGGTCTACAACGGCTCACTGTACTACAACAAGTACCAGAGCAACATCATCATCAAGTACCACTTCCGTTCTCGAAGTGTGCTGGTGCAGCGCAGCCTGAGTGGGGCCGGCTATAACAACACCTTTCCCTACTCCTGGGGTGGCTCCTCTGACATCGACCTGATGGCGGATGAGAATGGCCTGTGGGCCGTTTACACCACCATCCCCAATGCTGGAAACATTGTCATCAGTCGCCTGGAGCCCCAGAGTCTGGAGGTGCTGCAGACTTGGGACACAGGCTTTCCCAAGCGCAGTGCTGGAGAGTCTTTCATGATCTGCGGTACACTTTATGTCACCAACTCCCACCTGGCTGGTGCCAAGATCTACTTTGCCTATTACACCAACACATCAAGCTATGAGTACACAGACATCCCTTTCCACAATCAATACTCCCACATCTCCATGATGGACTACAACCCCAGGGAGAGGGTCCTGTACACCTGGAACAACGGACACCAGGTGCTCTACAATGTCACACTGTTCCAGGTTATTAAGACTTCTGGGGACTGA
- the olfm2a gene encoding noelin-2a isoform X3 produces MCNRDPRSRQLRQLMEKVQNISQSMEVLDLRTYRDLQYVRNTEGLMKVVDGKLKVASENPRSLNPKGFQELKDKVTQLLPLLPVLEQYKTDAKMILRLREEVKNLSLVLMAIQEEMGAYDYEELRQRVLLLETRLHSCMQKLGCGKLTGVSNPITVRASGSRFGSWMTDTMIPSSDNRVWSMDGYFKGRRVLEYRTMNDFMKGQNFVQHLLPHPWAGTGHVVYNGSLYYNKYQSNIIIKYHFRSRSVLVQRSLSGAGYNNTFPYSWGGSSDIDLMADENGLWAVYTTIPNAGNIVISRLEPQSLEVLQTWDTGFPKRSAGESFMICGTLYVTNSHLAGAKIYFAYYTNTSSYEYTDIPFHNQYSHISMMDYNPRERVLYTWNNGHQVLYNVTLFQVIKTSGD; encoded by the exons ATGTGTAACCGTGACCCACGCAGCAGGCAACTTCGCCAGCTCATGGAGAAG gttCAGAACATTAGCCAGTCAATGGAGGTGCTGGACCTGCGGACGTACAGAGATCTACAGTATGTAAGGAACACTGAGGGACTAATGAAAGTGGTGGATGGAAAGCTGAAGGTGGCCTCGGAAAATCCCCGCAGTCTCAATCCAAAGGGCTTTCAG GAGTTGAAAGACAAGGTGACCCAGCTGCTCCCcctgctgccagtgctggaaCAGTACAAGACGGACGCCAAGATGATCCTGCGTCTTCGGGAGGAGGTGAAGAATCTGTCCTTGGTGCTGATGGCCATTCAAGAAGAGATGGGGGCCTATGATTATGAGGAGCTGCGCCAGAGAGTCCTGCTGCTGGAGACCAGGCTCCACTCCTGCATGCAGAAACTAG GCTGTGGAAAGCTGACTGGAGTCAGTAATCCCATCACAGTACGTGCATCAGGGTCAAGGTTTGGCTCCTGGATGACCGATACCATGATCCCCAGCTCAGACAACAGA GTGTGGTCCATGGATGGTTACTTCAAGGGACGGCGTGTCCTGGAATACCGCACAATGAATGATTTCATGAAGGGACAGAACTTTGTGCAGCACTTGCTGCCTCACCCCTGGGCAGGCACTGGTCATGTGGTCTACAACGGCTCACTGTACTACAACAAGTACCAGAGCAACATCATCATCAAGTACCACTTCCGTTCTCGAAGTGTGCTGGTGCAGCGCAGCCTGAGTGGGGCCGGCTATAACAACACCTTTCCCTACTCCTGGGGTGGCTCCTCTGACATCGACCTGATGGCGGATGAGAATGGCCTGTGGGCCGTTTACACCACCATCCCCAATGCTGGAAACATTGTCATCAGTCGCCTGGAGCCCCAGAGTCTGGAGGTGCTGCAGACTTGGGACACAGGCTTTCCCAAGCGCAGTGCTGGAGAGTCTTTCATGATCTGCGGTACACTTTATGTCACCAACTCCCACCTGGCTGGTGCCAAGATCTACTTTGCCTATTACACCAACACATCAAGCTATGAGTACACAGACATCCCTTTCCACAATCAATACTCCCACATCTCCATGATGGACTACAACCCCAGGGAGAGGGTCCTGTACACCTGGAACAACGGACACCAGGTGCTCTACAATGTCACACTGTTCCAGGTTATTAAGACTTCTGGGGACTGA